The Bradyrhizobium oligotrophicum S58 genome contains the following window.
CAACATGCCGGCGCAGACCGAGATCTACGCGGAAGGCGAAGACGCCTACAAGTTCATGTTCATGGCCAAGGGCGGCGGCTCGGCCAACAAGAGCTTTCTGTTCCAGGCGACGCCCTCGGTGCTCACGAAAGACCGGCTGCTGGCGTTCCTGAAGGAGAAGATCCTGACGCTCGGCACCGCCGCGTGCCCGCCCTATCATCTCGCCATCGTCATCGGCGGCACCTCGGCCGAGCTGTGCATGAAGACGGTCAAGCTCGCATCCGCGCGCTATCTCGACGCGCTGCCGACGCAGGGCTCCCCGGACGGCAACGCCTTCCGCGACCTGGAGATGGAGCAGGAAATCCACAAGATGACGCAGTCGCTCGGCGTGGGCGCCCAGTTCGGCGGCAAGTATTTCTGCCACGACGTCCGCGTCATCCGCATGCCGCGCCATGGCGCGTCCTTGCCGATCGGTCTCGGCGTGTCCTGCTCGGCCGACCGCCAGGTGCTCGGCAAGATCACCAAGGACGGAATCTATCTCGAGGAGCTCGAGCATCACCCGGCGCAGTATCTGCCGGAGGTCGAGCAGGCGCTCGATGGCGAGGTCGTGAAGATCGACCTCAACCAGCCGATGAAGGACATCCTTGCCACCTTGTCGAAGAATCCGATCAAGACCCGGCTGTCGCTGACCGGCACCATGATCGTCGCGCGCGACTCCGCGCATGCCAAGCTGCGTGAGCGCCTCGATCGCGGCGAGCCGCTGCCGGACTACTTCAAGAACCATCCGGTGTACTACGCCGGTCCCGCCAAGACGCCGGAAGGCTATGCCTCCGGCGCATTCGGCCCGACCACCGCAGGGCGCATGGACTCCTTCGTCGACCAGTTCCAGGCCGCCGGCGGCTCCATGGTGATGGTCGCCAAGGGCAACCGCGCGCCAGCCGTGCGGGAAGCCTGCAAGAAGCATGGCGGTTTCTATCTCGGCTCGATCGGCGGTGCCGCCGCGAACCTCGCCGAGCACTGCATCAAGAAGGTCGAGATCGTCGAATATCCCGAGCTCGGCATGGAAGCGATCTGGCGCATCGAGGTGGTGGATTTCCCTGCCTTCATCATCATCGACGACAAGGGCAACGACTTCTTCAAGGAGCTCAACCTCGGTTGAGCTTCACCGACTTGGATCGCGCACGGATGCGAGGGCCTGCATGGTCGAATGGTTCGACGACCTCCAGATCGGGATGAAGTTCAAGAGCGGCGAGACGACGGTGTCCCGCGAGGACATCAAGCGCTTCGCCGCCGAGTTCGATCCGCAGCCGTTTCACCTCGACGAGGCGGCAGCGGAGAAGACGATCTTCAAGGGCCTTGCCGCCTCCGGATGGCACACCGCCGCGATCGCGATGCGGCTCGCGGCGGAAACGCGTCCGTTCGGACCACATCCGCTGCTGGGTGCAGGGGTCGACGAGCTGCGCTGGATGAAGCCGGTGCGGCCGGGCGACACGCTGCATCTCGAGGGCGAGGTGGTCGACCTCGTGCCCTCGCAGAGCAAGCCGCAAGGCGTCGCGCGCATCAAATGGACCGCCTTCAATCAGCACGGCGAAGCAGTCTATACCTTCAACCCCATCGCCATCGTGCCGCGCCGGCCGACCTGACCGGCGCGTGGCGACAGCGTTCGCTGCGTCAGAGCAATGTTCCTCGGACTGGATGGCTTCCGCAACGGCTGGGTCGTGGTGTCGATCGGTGGCGATCAGCGCGCAATCAGCTTTGCCGCTGACATTGTCAGCGCGCTCGCGGCGCCTTTCGTGCGTGCCGCCATCGACATCCCCATCGGCATGACCGACGATGGCGAGCGTGCCTGCGACACGCTCGCGCGCGAAAAACTCGCACCACACCGCTCCCGCGTTTTCACCGGCGCGCGGCGCTGGCTGTGGGAGGAGTTTGCCGATCCCGACCGGGCCAACGCTGCCGCATCGGCGCGCGGGCAGAAGCGGGCCTCGCGCCAGCTCTGGCACCTCGGCAGGAAGATCATGGAGGTCGATACGTTCGTGCGCGCGCACCACGATCTCGACATCCGCGAGGTGCATCCGGAGCTGGTGTTCCTGCGTCTCAACGGCGCGCCGCTGCCGTCGAAGAAGACGGAGCAGGGCGTCAGGCTGCGCCGTGACCTGCTGATCACGGCCGGCTTTGTCGAGATCGATACATGGCTCCGCCGTTCGCGGATGAAGACCGGCGCCAAGCCCGACGACGTCCTCGACGCCTGCGCCGTCGCGCTTGCCGCCCGCGACTGCGCCGGCAGCGTTCCGGACGGCGAACCGCCGCGCGATGCGCATGGCGTGGCGATGCAGATCTGGTTTTAATCGCGCGAGCACTCTTGCGGCCACGAGCTCCGCTGTCATTCCGGGGCGACGCGCGAAGCGCGGCGAGCCCGGAATCCATCAGGCGGCGCAAAATGCCGCTCGATGGATTCCGGGCTCGTGCTTCGCACGCCCCGGAATGACGGCGGAGAGAGTTCGCGTCCCTTTAAAAGATTCCATAGGGTGCCGACGCCACGCGGTTTAATTCTGAAAAAAATAAATCACTTGCTATTTTTCGGAAATCGTGATTTCTTCTCGCCATCCCGCCTCAAGCTGAGGGGCGTTGCGCGCGATCGTCACGACACGCGGGGCGGGGAGGCGATGGCCGCTGAGGTGCCGCAGCGCAGGGAGACCTGCGCGGACGAACGGCATCTTGCGGACGTGAAGTCGTGTGGTCCTGACCTCCCGGTGCCGAGGTCAAGTTGACGCCAGCGCTTGCGCATTGCGTCGATGACGGGGGCAATCAAGCCGGTCCCCGGGGAGAGCACGAAGTAAGCGTGAAGACCGTCGCGCAGGGAAGGCCGGGCGTTCTCGGCTGCACCTGTGGTACCTGCCGCTGCATTTTGTTAGCAGGCGGGCCGCAGGCGTCAGCCGACGCCTGGCCTTCCCTGCGCCCTCTGCACCTGAAGAGGGGCATGTCGATGCATCACTCGGGCGTTGTCAGCCGCGAGATTGCGCACGCTTGTCCATGCTGTTTGAGACGTGAAGCGGAACGAGCCGGACAGGCGCTGCCGTAGGGTGGGCAAAGCGGCCGCCCGCAGGGCGGTGGCGTGCCCACCGTCTGTCGGCGCACTGCGGAGGAAATGGTGGGCACGGCGCGCGTGAGGCCGCCATGAAGCGGCGACGGCGCGGCGCGCCTTTGCCCACCCTACATTTGATCGTGAGGCCTCAGGCCCGGGTGCCGGTGAACGGGAAGCTGCCCATGAAGCCGATGCCCATCTCGCCGGAGATGGCGTCGCCTGCGACCGTGCCCTTGAAGTCGAGCGTCAGCGGCATCGGGCTGGTGATGGAGACCTTCCAGGCGACGTCGTTGCCGTTGACGGTGCCGTCGAAGATCTCGGCGGAATCGCCCTCCGCGGCCTGGGTCCCCGTCAGCGTCGCGCCCGCGCTGGTCACGCTCAGGGTCGCGCTGCGCTCGCCCATCGGCGTATTCAAGGTCAGATTCCAGTTGCCGTCCACAGCCATCGATCGTTCTCCCGGTGTTGCTGTTTGCGCAACCTCGAGGCAACGACCTCGAGCATGCGTTCGGCGCCCTATAGCGCATCTTTGCTCATAAGCCCAATACGGCGATCAGGCCCGCGCGGCCCTGAGGCGGTTTGCCACCACGAAGCGGAAGGCGATGAACTGCAGCGCGAAGGCCGCGACCTTGGCGCCTCCTGCAACCACGGTGATGTAGAGCACCCACAGCTTGATGTCGCCGTTCATGGCCATGGCAACCGTGCCGAGGCCGAGGGTGAACATCAAAGCCGCCCAGGCGTAGCCGGCGGCCGTGACGTATTCCGGAATGGTCTCCGAGACGATCGGCGGCACGTAGCGCAGCATCCAGCCGCGCTTGAGCATGATCAGGCCGATGGCGAAATGGCCGATCGCGGGCTTGGCGAACATGAAGCGGGGATCGTTGGTCAGGAGCGTGACGCCGCCGAGCACGATGACGAGTCCGACGCTGGCATAGGCCATGAAGCTGAGGTGCACGCCCTTGATGCGCGCCCAGATCACCTGCACCACGGCGACGCCGACCGCAGCTCCGGTGGCCAGCACGACATCGTCGGTCGCGATGTACAGAATGAAGAACACTGCGGCAGACAGGAAGTCGGCAGCCAGTTTAGCAAACACGTCTTTCACGCACGTCTCCTGGGGCAGTACCGGCCACGAATCCTGGCCGGACATTGCGGCGGCACTCTGTGCGGCCATGTCCTTGCTCTTACGATACTCAGGATACCAGCGCGTGAAATAAAGTGCACTGTTGCGGGCGCCAAAAGCGATCGCGAGACCGGTCCAATAGGGCAGGCCGGGGACGTAGAGCGTCATCAGGTTGCCGACGATCATCAGCAGCGCCGACAGCGTCCAGGCACCGGTGATCACGTAATTGGCACGCAGGAAGCCCGGAATTGCCGCTGTTTCCGGCGGAACGTCCTCGATCGCATATTGCAGGGTGAAGGGCGCGCGCAGCAGCATCGAGCCGAGCGACAGCGCGAAAATGCCGCAGTCCACCGCGAGCCGCACCGCGGAGGCGCTCATGGTCGGGTCGACGAAGCTGAGGTAGCCGGCGACCATTGTGAACACGACGGCGGAGCCGAGTCCCAGAATCTTGATCGATCGGCCCTTGGCGATGTCGAGCGCGACCACCGCCAGGCACAGCGCAGCCGCCACCGTCAGGCTGAGCGTTGCCGAGACGACCATCATCAGCGCCGCATAGACGCCGTAGGGCGCAAGAATGAGGAAGATGGTCATCGATGGCTCCTCCCGAGCCGATCTTTACGGTGGAAAGATGAGTACGGGGCGCGCGGCTCCCGGTCAAGTCAAATCTTGACAGTGTCAAAATATCGTGAGGAGGATGACTTATATCGTTGGATCAGATGCTTACGGATGAGATCGGCGGCGGCGCACTAGGCCGCCTCGACCCAGTTGCCGTGAAAGCCGTCGGGAACGCGATGGCCGAGGTGGACCAGCGCGACCGGACCGCTGCCCACATCGGTCGCGTTGAACACCGCGAGGTCATTGGTGTTGGAGTCGGCGCGCCAGACCACGGTCAGCAGCCAGCCATCGCCCTCGGCGGCCTCACAGCTGCGCGGCACGAACACCGGCTCCGAGAGGCTGTCGCCGTCTGGCAGCAGATAGGTCCCGCGGCGTGCGCCGGCGCCGTCGACATGGGCGAGGCCGGAGAGCGCGCCGAACAGCGGGCCGTCCGGATTGGCGCACGCGTACCAGCCGTGGCGGCTGGCGAGCCCGGCGCGGCGGTCGTCGATGCGCGGGAATTCGCCGGTGAGGTCGTCGAGGTAGGTTTGCGTGAAACGGTCGCTGCTGCCGGCGAGATCGAAGGTCCAGCGGCACAGCCGGGCGCGGGACTTGGTCGGGTCGGTCGGACGGCCGTCGGGATGCGGAAACAGCGGCGGCTCGTCGAACTGCATGACGTCGGCGATGATGCGGCTGCCGTCCTCCCACGCGTTCATGATGTGGAAGACGTAGCAGGCGTCACCGCGAAACCAGACGATGTCCTTGATGTCGCCGCTGCGCTTCATCACACCGACATGGGCGCCCTTGTCGGGCTCCCAGGCGTAAGGCGGCTTGCCGGACATCGCGCGCTCGATGCTGCCGGTGAGCGGCAGGATCGGAAACAGCACGTGGTTGGCCGTGACGATGAAGTCGTGCACCATGCTGGCATAGGGCGCTTCGAAGCGGTCGAAGCGCGCAAGCTTTCCACCCGCGTCGACCGTGCCGTAGGACAGCACCGGTGTCAGCGGGCCGGCGGCGTTGTAGCCGAAGAACAGCAGCTCGCCGGTCACCGGATCGGTCTTCGGATGCGCAGTGAAGGCGCCGCGCAGCCGGCCGCCGAAATCGTGATAGCCCGTTGTCGCCAGAGTGCCGGGCTCGATCTCGGTCGGCAGATGCGCCTCCTCGAGCGCGAGCAGCCGTCCGGCATGGGCGATGATGTTGGTGTTGGCGACGCCGCCGTCGGTGACATCAACAGGCGCATCGGGGAGCTTGCGGCCGAAGCCGCCGAACAGCGCGCGCCCGGCACGGCGCTCGGCCTCGAATTTCGGCGTCCGGATCCAGCGGTTGCGATAGGACGCGCGGCCGTTTTCGAGGTGGAAGGCGTGCAGCATGCCGTCGCCGACGAACCAGTGCGCGCCGGGTGCGTCGAATTGTGGATTGGGACCGTTGCGATAGAGCGTGCCGTTGAGCTCCCGCGGCAGTTCGCCGGTGATCTTCAGAAACGGCGCGTCGCATTCGAACGGAATCGGCGCGAGATTGCTGCGCTCGCGCCGCGCTTGCGGGGCGGGGTCGCGCGATTGTCCATTCATGGCCGTTCCTCCACTTTATCTTTACGTTGTAAAGATAAAGCTAGCCTTGCGGGCCACGCCGGTCAAGACGAATCTTTACGCTGTCAAAATTGCTTGTATAAGGAGGCTCATGACCAGCAAGACGGAACAGGTTCGGGCGCGGCCCCGACGCATGGCAAGGCCAGCGACGCGACCGGGACGGCGACGCGCCGCCGGTGGCACAGCCGAGGCGGCGACGCCCTATCATCACGGCGCGCTGCGCGCCGCGCTGCTCGAGGCCGCCGAGCGCGTGCTGGAGCGCGACGGTCTCGCCGGGCTCACCCTGCGGGCGGTGGCGCGCGAGGCCGGCGTGTCGCACGCGGCGCCGACGCATCATTTCAAGGATCTCACCGGCCTCGTCAGCGAGCTCGCCGCGATCGGCTTCACCCGGTTCAATGTGGCGATGAAGGCGGCGGGCGAGCAGCCGGGCACGCTGATCGAGCGCGCGATGGCGCGGGCGCATGCCTATGTCGCCTATGCGCAGGCCAATCCCGGGATGTACGGGCTGATGTTCCGCACCGAGCGTCTCGATTATTCGCGGCCCTCGCTGCACGATGCGGCCGAGGCCTCCTTCGCCGGCCTTGCCGGATCGGTCGCTCCCGGCAGCGCGGGACAGCCGGCGGGCGAGCCGCAATTGTCGCTGGATCAGGCGGCGGCGATCGCCCGCGCCTGGTCGCTGGTGCATGGCTACACGATGCTGCTGCTGGATGGCCGCCTCGCCGACATCCTGCGCCGCTCGCCGCCGGGCACCGACGCCGAATCGCTGCTGGAGGCGATGCTGCGCGCGACCGTGCCGAGGCTGCCGCCGGGTGCGTAGGAGGGCCGATGCGGACCATGATCGGAACGAAGAATCATGGCAGGGGGCTGCAAACTGGGGACGGTTCGCGCCGATGGCGCGAAACACCTGACAGCCTCGCGAATTTAATTTAGAACGACGGCCTTGCGACGTCCACTTATCAGCTTTCGGTCATGTCTCCCATTCCCCCGACCAAACCCTACCGCATCGGCCGCTCCAAGACGGGGCTCGGCCTGTTCGCCACCAAGCCGATCAAGAAGGGGACCAAGATCGTCCGCTATTTCGGTCCGCTGCTGGATTCGAAGAAGGCGGAGGACGACGCGATCGAGAACAAATATCTGTTCGAGCTCGACAAGCGCTGGACCATCGACGGTTCCGTCCGCGAGAACGTCGCCCGCTACATCAATCATTCCTGCAAGCCGAACGCCGAATCCGACGTCAAGCCGCGCAAGAAGAAGATCATCATCCGCGCCATCAAGAACATCGAGCCGGGCGAAGAGATCAACTACGATTACGGCACCGACTACTTCAAGGCCTACCTGAAGCCGATCGGCTGCAAGTGCGAGGCCTGCGAGAAGAAGCGGGTGAAGAAGAAGGCCGAAGCGCGCGCCGAGCGGGTGCAAGCGAAGGCAAAGGTAGAGCGCAAGGCCAAGAAGAAGGGCGAGAAGCCCGTCAAGGACAGCGCCAAGCCAAAGGCCAAGTCGGGCAAAGTCAGCGCGCGCGGCAAGGCCGAGAGCCGCCGGCCAGTGGCCAGCAAGCGGGTCAAGACCAAGTCCACCGCAAAGACGCTGACCAGCCGCGCCAAGGCGGCCTGATTTCGTCAGCCCAAGTCCGAGGCCTCCTAAGGCCGTTTGGCGAAGGCCAGCGTCGTCCAGGTCACGCCCGCAGCCCGGTTCTCCGCGCCGAGGGACTCGCCATGCCGGTTGAGCTCGAGCGCCAGCCCGAGCTGCCGCGCCGGCTCGACGATGCTCTCGGCATCGATCTCGAACATCCGGCGGCCCGGTGGTACCGGTCCGTGTCGCAACGCCATGATCAGCATGCCGCCGGGAGCGACCCGTGCAGCGATGTTGGGCAGCGCCCGCCGCCGTTGCCCGTCGTCGAGATGCATCAGGACGGCGGTCAGCATCACGAGATCGAACTGCTCCCCGCGAGCCGCCAGTGTGGCGAGCTCTGGAAGGCAGTCATCGACCCAGATGATCGCAGGCGAGGCATGCAGCTGTATGGCGCGGATGCGCAGCGCATCGGTCGGCTCGACGGCCACCACCTGATGTCCAAGGCCTGCAAACCACGCGGCGTCGCGCCCCGTGCCCGCTCCGATGTCGAGCACCCGCGCGGGCGCTTTCGGCAGCAGATGAAGCACGGCCGCATGGGCCTGTTCCGACGGGATGCTTTCGTATCGCACGAACAGACTGTCGGCCTCGGCGGCGTAACCTTCCGTTCCGCTCACATGCGGCTGCATCGCTGCGATCTCCTGCGGCCTCCGATCATGCCGCAGATATCTTCGCCGCGCATGGGAAAAACCAGTGAGGCGCGAGCGCCGTGCCGCTCGATCGCAGCGGCCGGCGCTCATCACCCCAGCTGTGTCACGCCGTGACCGCCTCTGAACTCCGGCGCAAGCCCATGTATTGCAGCTCGGCAAATACGCCGGTCGCCACGGCCTGGGCCGCGACGAAGATCTCACCCAGCACGTTGGGGGCGATGAGGCCTGAGAACAGCAGTGCAATGCTGCCGACCGTCCAGGCCGCATTGCCGGCGATGACGAGCTGGATCAGCGGCTTTGGCGCGACCGCGCGCGAGGCGAGCCAGCCCACGAGCATCGTATAGGCGACCAGGAACAGACCCGTCTCACGCAGCAGCGCCTCGGGCAGTTGCAGCAGCGGCGCAAGCGGGCTGGCGGCCGCGGTGAGCACGAGCGCTGCTACGCCGCTGAACAAGGCGTCGGCGAGCAGGGCACGGCGGAGCAGGGAGGACGAAGTGATCATGACGGGTCTCCTTCGGTTGCGGGATAAGAGATCGGTTCAACGGAACCAGGCGAGGAGCTGACGGCGCAGGCGCATCGGGCGCAGCGAGCGTACCGCCCGCGTCTCGATCGCCTGGACCTGCGCGAAGACGACGCTGCCCGTGACGTGCAACAGCGGCTCCGGCAGGTTGAGCGAGCGCGCAACGATCCTTACGGCCAAGGCCGCGAGCCACTGGCCGGCTGCGACGAAGGGATGATCGTTCTGATGGGGTTGCGTGCTCATCGTCACCTCCTATGCGACGACCATGCGCGGGATCGGGAGGCAATTCGATTACCTCACACGTCATGGAGGCGCTGACGTCCGCGTGATAGGTTTTCGGTCATGATGATCCAGCTCGCTTCGGCGCGTGCCGACCGCGTCAAACCCGTTCATGTCGGCGAACATCTGCGGCAGTGGCGGCAGCGCCGGCATCTTTCCCAGCTCGATCTGGCGCTCGATGCCGAGATCTCGGCGCGCCATCTGAGTTTCGTGGAGACCGGACGGGCCGCGCCGTCCCGCGACATGGTCCTCAAACTGGCGGAGCGATTGGACGTGCCATTGCGTGAACGCAACGTGCTGCTGGTCGCCGCCGGCTATGCGCCGGCGTTCCAGCAGCGCCCGCTGGATGATCCGGCGCTGAAGCCCGCCCGCGAGGCGATGAACCTGGTGCTCAAGGCACATGAGCCCAACCCCGCGCTCGCCGTCGACCGGCACTGGAACCTGGTCGCAGCGAACCGGATGATTGCGCCGCTGCTGGCAGGCGTGCCGGAGCGGCTGCTCGCGCCGCCGCTCAACGTGCTCAGGGTGGCGCTTCATCCCGAGGGACTGGCAGCGCAGACCGTCAACCTCGCCGAATGGAGTGGACATCTGCTGGAGCGGCTGCACCGGCAGTGCGAAGCGACCGCCGATGCCGAATTGCTGAGGCTCTATGAGGAGCTGAAATCCTATCCGTTCCCGGCGCGCTCAGTGCCGCTCGCGGCCGACAGCGTCGCGATCCCGCTGCGGCTGCGGGTCGGCGGGGACGTGCTGAGTTTTTTCTCGACCACCATGGTGTTCGGAACGCCGGTCGACATCACCTTGTCGGAGCTGGCGCTGGAGACGTTCTTTCCCGCGGACGAGCTCACGGCCACCAGGCTGAAGGAGATGGTTACCTCGCTGTGACCCGGCTTGTGCTGGCCGTCGACGGGTTTATCTTGGGCGGATCCAACGCGAACCTGGAGCGACGCGCATGAGCACGTTGAAGCCGCTGACCATCGATGTCGTCTCCGACGTCGTCTGTCCCTGGTGCTACATCGGCAAGCGGCGCATCGAGGAGGCGCTGAAGCTCGCGCCGGACGTGCCGGTCGAGATCCACTTCCGGCCGTTCTTTCTCAATCCCTGGGTGCCGCGCGAGGGCATCAGCCGTGACGAGTATCTGACCACCAAGTTCGGATCGGTCGAAGCCTACAAGGGCATCGCGGGCCGCGTGGTCGCGGCCGCGGAGCAGGAGGGTCTCAGCTATCATCCGGAGCGCGTCGCGCGCCAGCCCAACACCACCGATTGTCACCGTCTGATCCATTGGGCCGGCGCGATCGGCAAGGCGCCCGAGATGAAGCAACGGCTGATGGAATTGTATTTCCGCGATGGCGGCGATCTCACCGACGTCGATGTGCTGGTCCAGGCCGCGGCGGATTGCGGCCTCGATGCCGGCGTCGTCCGCAAGATGCTTGCGAGCGACGACGATGTGGCGCTGATCTCCGCCCAGGCGCAGGAGGCGGCCGAGAAAGGCATCTCCGGCGTGCCGACCTACGTGTTCGCGCAGAAATACGCGGTGTCAGGCGCGCAGGATCCGCAGATGCTGGCGCGGGCCATTCGCCAGGTGTCGGCCGAGGTCAACGCCGAGGCTGCGGAGTAGCCGTGCGGTTCTTCGCCAAGTCGCGAATCGCGTGGACGGCGCGCCGCGCAAAGCCGAGGCCCTCGCGTCGCGCGATCAAGGCAGCGTGGATGATCTCGACGACGGGATCGCTCTTATAGAGCGGGACCAGCACGTCGCCGATCGCCAGCCGTCCGCGCCAGATCGGGTTGATCATCGGATGATCGGGCCCGGCGGTCGAATCCGCGGAGCTGATCGCGGGGTCGTTGCAGAGATGCCGCGTCAGATCGAGCGTCAATTGCACGCCCGGCGAATATTTCGCGAAGCGCTCGTCGACGCCGAGCTTGAAGAAGAAGGCGCGGCGCTGGTGGCGCAGCACGATGCCAGATGCGACTGCGGTCTCTCCGGCCAGGAGACTGACGATCTCGCAGGCATTGTCCTGCGCGAGCAAAGGCGCCGCGCGCCGGATGAAGGTTGCGTCGCCATCGTGCTGGATCAGCGCCGTGCCGCGCCGTCCTTTCCAGCCGCTCGCCTCCAAGTTCAGAAAGATCTCGAGCGCTGCGGAGACCTCTCCAGCCGCGCGCGCCACCTCGAAACGGACCTCGACGTGCTCGGCGAGCCGATGACGCTGGCGGCGCAGCTCCTTCAGCTTCTTGGCGCCAAGGGCGTCTTGCAGCACCTTCTCGCCATCGCTGGTCGCATCGAGGTAGGCGCGCTCATAGGATTGCACGACGCGTGAACGCAGGCCCTCGCGCCGGAGCACGCTGTCGAACGCCTGCATCACGGGGCCTGCGACCGACATGTCGCGCAGGAGCACGGCGCGTGCACCCGTTCGTCGGGCTTCGCCGAGCAGGCGCGCCAAAGCCGGCTCCGCACTGGCCGCATCGAGCAGGGGCGTGCACAGCGTGCCGTAAGGATGGCCGCTGGCAAGCGCAGGCAGCGGCAGCTTGCAGGCGCGCCACAGTGACGTGACCGGCATCAGGCCGATGAGGTGGGAGGGCTGAGCGTCATCCCATGCGCACAGAACCGACGTACCGGTGCGGCCGCGCGCCGAGGCGTTCACCGCGCGCTCCCACCCGGGGAGATAGTAGCCGTTTGGCTCCAGCGCGCGTTCGGCGAGATCCTGCCAGGCCTGCGGTGCTACCGTTTCAAGCGGAACCCATGGTGTCGTCCGCGCGGGCATGGGATCCGCACCCCGACGATCCGCGGTGGATGAGGCAGGTGCCATTGCACGATCGATGATCTCGGCCACGTCCCGATGGTCCCCTTGCTGCACACGGTCGCGCAACGCGGTCGAATGGTAGGGCAAAGCTGACAAGATAGGCCTTGCCGGTCAGCTAAGATTCGAAGGGCGCCGTTAAGTCGCCATTCACCACGTCGGAAGCCGGTTCAGCGGATCAGCGCAACGTCGCGGAAGGCGCCGACCAACGGCTTCTCGAGCTTGCCGTCCATGCCTTGAAGGATCTCGTAGGCCTTCTCACGTGCCATCACCGGTTTGTAGCTGCGATATTCG
Protein-coding sequences here:
- a CDS encoding GNAT family N-acetyltransferase codes for the protein MIDRAMAPASSTADRRGADPMPARTTPWVPLETVAPQAWQDLAERALEPNGYYLPGWERAVNASARGRTGTSVLCAWDDAQPSHLIGLMPVTSLWRACKLPLPALASGHPYGTLCTPLLDAASAEPALARLLGEARRTGARAVLLRDMSVAGPVMQAFDSVLRREGLRSRVVQSYERAYLDATSDGEKVLQDALGAKKLKELRRQRHRLAEHVEVRFEVARAAGEVSAALEIFLNLEASGWKGRRGTALIQHDGDATFIRRAAPLLAQDNACEIVSLLAGETAVASGIVLRHQRRAFFFKLGVDERFAKYSPGVQLTLDLTRHLCNDPAISSADSTAGPDHPMINPIWRGRLAIGDVLVPLYKSDPVVEIIHAALIARREGLGFARRAVHAIRDLAKNRTATPQPRR